The genomic stretch TCGCCGAAGGCCCGGTCACCGCACAGCTCGACGAAGTCGGTGAAGAGGTAGTGGACGTAGTCGAGGAAGTAGGGGCGGTTCGGGTGCCGGGACATCTGCACCACCTGCCACCGAGTCAGGTCGCTGAAGATCTCCGTCTGGAGCTTCTTCGCCTTCTTCTCGAGCTTGGAGATCTCCGAGGAGAAGTCCACCGTGCCGCTGGTGGAGAGGACCTTGAGCTCGTCGATCTTCTTTTCCAGCTCAATCAGGGGGCGCTCGAACTCGAGCACATAGCTGGTACCGGTTGCCATGGCGCGGAACTAGCACCAGGGTATGGCGGCTTTCAACGCGCAAGCGGTTACGCACCCCAGTATGGAGGCACATGCACCCGGCCCTGCCCCTGTTGCTCCTGGCCCTCACAAGCGCCGCGACGCCCCCCCATGCCCAGGGACTGAACACCCAGGGCTTCCGGCTGTACCAGGCGGGGCGCTACCCAGAGGCCCTGGAGCGCTTCCAGGCGTCCGCCCGGGAGTCCCCGGACTATGCGCTGGCGCACTACAACCTGGCCGCCACCCTGGGGGTGCTCCGCAAGCAGGGGAAGGTCTGCGAGTACAGCGCCCACCGGGACGTCATCGTCGAGCACCTCACCCAGGCGGTGAAGCTGGATGCCCGGCGGCTCGCCCGCGCGAAGGAGGACGCGGACTTCACCCCCATCCGGGACACCCTGGGCTGGCAGAAGCTGCTGGGCCGAAGCCCGGCGAGGGAGGCGGATGTCCCCGTGCTGCTGCGCGAGGTGTCCTGGTTCGGCCCGGGCGTGGGCGTCTACGGCACC from Myxococcus xanthus encodes the following:
- a CDS encoding tetratricopeptide repeat protein → MHPALPLLLLALTSAATPPHAQGLNTQGFRLYQAGRYPEALERFQASARESPDYALAHYNLAATLGVLRKQGKVCEYSAHRDVIVEHLTQAVKLDARRLARAKEDADFTPIRDTLGWQKLLGRSPAREADVPVLLREVSWFGPGVGVYGTTQGLRFGPSGRVTLWTKEVGDDGTPRQKEVRGRYTVRGRQVALRLNGRAPLEGTLTETGALTFPGLETFTDSPSECEA